The window gccttttaacttctcaccccccagtcccaacagtgggtgcctaatggaaccacccagtgcacaaaaaaatgtaaaagtgtccccctctgacacgaGGTTAAAGAGTTAAAGGGAGTGGAAGAGGTGGCTCTGGGGAGAAGCTTTATCCAAAAGTCCTCAGTAAAAGAATTTGCATCAATACCAACAATAAGATGAAAACCAACAAATGATAGAATGTTTTTACACATGCCAGAGAAGAAagtacttcttttcttttttttaagtttattttcaaaaagcaggACTTTACAATGGCAAGCTACTCAATCATACAAATTCTTACATAACAAATACAAGAATTACTTCAAAATcagtacagagaaaacaaaagaaaaatagaaatacagtacTTCTATGAGGCATGTGGGCATAAATCGAGCAGAAGGCAAGTTTTCTGCTAATCAGCTCAACAGATCCTTACATCATTGTCACATCCAAATGAAAGAATATTAACTTGTAATAATCTGCTAAGTAAAATCATAACCTCACTTTTATGGGTggatacaaaaaacaaagcagcaaCAAGATAACACTTGAGCGCACCATGCTGTTCATGTTTATATAGCAGTTGTGTTTCTTGAGAAAAGCTATTTGTGCCTTATTCTGCTGTAGCAGATCATTAACACTTGATCTCTTCTGTGGTGTAGAAAGAGCTCACattctgtgagagaaaattaagaTTAGCCATTATTCCATAGAAAAGAAAAAGCTATAAGAAAGAATAGAAATTGAATATGCAAAATTGTAACAATGTTGTTGACTTTAATATAACTAAGGGGGTCACTGAGCATCTCTAAATACCCATCCTACTATGACcccaacaaatatttaaaaaaaagctacTGCCCTAATACAGGGAAAGTGCTGAACAAGGAAACCCACATCACTGTCTCCCCACCACTAACCCCTTGtaataacaaaacacaatatcATTCAACCAAGAGCTCTCTATCTCAActtgtgtggaagaataatttagggtaacatagcattcatcttaaagaaacagcataaataaAGGGTTAATACATATCAGAAACCTGTTTGGGCATATCAGggaaccagataaaggtcaagtgaacaacaaagacaagaatgtaccagGAGCAGGTTGATGTAATAGACCAAAtgtatgattaagagatcagcagatgtcctataaacagtaaaactgaacagttgtcacatacatggAGATTTCAATGTCTAAGCTAAGAGATATTGAACAAAGgatataatggagaaagacttgtatttaggctggttgtgctctaTGCTAAATATCTAGTGTCTTTTAACTAATCAGAgtatgatatgtaagcattaatcaGCACTGGTTATGTAAATTTAGTTGTCAATAAGTGTgagcttctgttttttattttattaccattTTCTCATCAtggtttaaccctttaaccgccaactccctaaatattccccacgccaggcgaaatctgaacaattttcgtttttttacttttttacattttttttacattttttacatttattcaagcagtattgaccactaaatgttgtgcaagttctagaaatgggcaaacacataataaagcacaaaatgtaccttttctcaggcttctggatttattgtcaactacaaaaacggaacagtcaaaagtaattcaaaagtcaaaagtagttcagtcaatcatagtttcattcccagtatttgagtttgctgtgccacaggccaaagcagggaactgcacaaagtcctggattgctgggacactttgagcagaaggtcttgacgtctctacgctgacccttctttgaacagacatgacagcgtttttctgaaagtccaaagtccttacattcatctggcaacactgctgaaatactactcataggatcctctttgccagtgtatacacgaaatctataaatgtaacctgaattctcagctaagcaaaacatcttgataccaaaccgtgcccttttcaatggtagatactgtcgaaactgtaagcggcccttccacgacaataaactttcatcaactgcaactgacggtcctggcatgtagggcaactgaaatgcttcaaataaatgatcaatcaaaggatgtagcttgaacaagtggtcgcggtttggatctttcttatctggctcatttctgttgtcattcaaatgaaagaatttcagcagcaaagagaatcggttacgtgtcatgacagctgcaaaaataggtgttgcatacataggatctgtagaccagtacatctcaatatctggttttctgattattcccatcaacatcaaaatcccaatgaatttttcatttcgttttcatcagtgtcaaaccaagcacgaacacgggaatgtggaggtaaattgggatttttctcaataaactgtgctgcatacagatttgtctgatgaacaaaatgtctgatcaaatcaggtgacacaaacagctcataaaactgctcagcagtgtaattgtttacatcaacaataaagccacacgttccctcaaatgaatgcagaaaaggtagttcaccacgggcagtagcccagctgagatgctggggatacacccactcagcgccgccatccgatgcgtcttcattcacagtaccatgcagcgcacgttgctgctcatcactgtcgctaaaatcttcttcagaactgctacaatcatgatcagaactgtccaaaatcgcctgcaaagcctcacttgaagtcagtttacgtttcgccatattcacagctgttacatgcgaatcacgtcacatgaccggccaaaacaaccacagacttgtcgaaatacaacgtagtaataatacccacgccaaaccgtcagttatactacttgccaggcattcatataaccacaggcaaatgtgccggataattccggcagtatggcgttagcaataaaacaacggtgccggatatatccggcagagggcggttaaggggttaacagactgctgtgagagATGCTCCCTCCACGAGCATGGTGCTGCAGGtataaataaatgacacagatagacaaacttttttcttcTGCTTGATTACTGATTAAAAGGGTTTTACCAGACCTGtcttataattaaaatgttgatTTCGACCACACATGTTTAAATCACttatgaataaaataacattatgagGACATTAATAATTTGAACTCAGTCATAAAAAATGCTGTTAACATTTACCAATTGAGAGCACATGACACAGTCAAGATATTGATCGCCTCACAAGCCACTTTGGGATCCGAGTAAAGCTGCTGAAAGCCTGCATGTGTCAGGCGGACTCTGGTATGATACAACAGAAAAACTTGAATGCCAAACTCCCCTGGCATTTTTCAGGACTTTTGACATCATCTGACAAGCCCCTACAGTTTGAGCACTGTAATTGGGAAAGAAATAACAATTGTTTTACAAGCAGTAATTTTGGCATCACGTTACTCCAGATGCACTACACAAAATTCTAGTATTTTACTGATTTGGTTTTGCACTTCACATCCATGACcagcattttcataattttgattgGTTACCTAGCTATTTTAATTAATACAACTTACAGCCAGAcatctttatacatttttttttctgtcccaaTGCCCTGCACTTTGACCTACATTTGTACTCAGAGCAGTCTTTCTATGCACTTCTCTGATGCAATGTCCCAGAATTAGTTTACATCTTACATGACTGCTGGATTGACACAGAATTGCTATAACAATGAGGTGTAATTAGAAATATTCAGGATACCATTATTAAAATACTGCTGCatctgtaaaggagaaaaaaagttaACAGATTGTGTGGACCCTGACTTGATACTGTGGCAATCCTGTTTTTCTGCAAGAGTCCACAGGTGCCGATTGGCACAATATAAATGGTACCCTGTTGCTGCCCattggacacctccaaaataataaaacaagtcaaTCTTcaacctgcctgcctgcctcttgCCTGCTTTTTTACTTTGCTTGTTATTCTCACTCTGTTGTGGTCTTACTAACTGACCCATATTCCTCTTCATCCTTGTCAGGACAGTGAGCTATAAAAGCAGCCAATGTAAAGAGTTTAAAGCCTTACAGGCCACCTGTGTTGACACCATTCtttgctacattattattattattactttttttactcCTTGTGTGCCTTCAAAGCACAAAGTGCATACCATAATGTTGTTTGGGTTCTGCTTGTAGCAATCAGCTGGTGTCCTGCGTTGCAAACATCTTACTACTGTAAGGAAAAGAAAGCAGTGGGGAATGTAAAGCAGGGTTGGGGTGGAAAGCACTTTGTATGCGGGTATAGGACAGTCGAGTGACAGGGATTAGGGATAGTGCTTTCAAGTCTAGCAGAATGTGTGGTTTAGGACTTGGTCACCCAGTCATTGGTGCTAGACTGAAAATAAGATGGTGGTGCTGATGCTTCCCTTTTATAGGATGCAGCTGCTTGGAATTTTGATGgttcttatatttaaataacatttgcTGAAGCATTGCTAGTCTTAGTGCTGCACCAAAGTAAAAGCAGTCAATGAAAGCATAACTATTTATAGCCAGCGTGTTCTCATGTAAATAGTTAAAACAGTGCACTTACCTTTTTTTTTCCGCGCAGCACGTGTGTGAGTGAACTGGACATGCTAAAAGCATAACTGGCATGTAAAGGTGGTGGTACAAGCGTTGTCGACTGCTGGAACTGGAAGAAAGTATTTTGGGGTGGTCAACTTTAACACAAGATACCAGGTATGCGGTGCTTGCCTCAGCAAATTAGCCGCCATGAAGCCGAAATGCACGTAATAGAGAAGCCAGCTTACATGCAGGAAAGAGCAGGGGCCCGCTGGAGGAACAAGCCACCATGCTACAAGTGTGAAGGTAGTGCTGCAGACATTGTGGGAATGCGTGAGTGTGAAACAAACATGCTTTATAATAGTTTTTGGGGAGGTCAGCGACACATGGACATTgctaatgtgctacataaatcaGGATAGGGTGATACCTTAGTGCATCACTCACAATTGGCTGCTGAGAAGCCAACAGCTATATAAAAAGGGTTGGAGTGAACGCTGGAGAATGGACTGAATTTGGGCCAGATCTACATTGTTGAATTTAGTTGGTGGCAATCCAGATAAAGAGAAGACACATGCTGAGAACCCTCCGATCGCCTAAAGAGTGGAGGGTGACGGCAAACAATGAGAGAGAGAAGCCATGGAGTTTATGCTGGCAAAATTTGCAAAGAACtttgtaaatatattatattttatcacACTTATGGAaggttttattgcaatttattgcATTAaggaagaaccctttaatttgtTCTTGCATTTTTTCAACCTGCAGAATTCTTGAGTGCAGAACTTGTACATATTGTGTATAGCATCATGATTTTATGGCTTTgagtatttattgaatttttttcaaccAAGTGAGTATGGACACAagatttggtttatttttgcatgacacacaacttttaatgtgtttatggttttgCACTTGAACAGTCATTTTGTAAtaaagaacattatttttttgtattttcaagaGTCTATGTTGCCTTTTTCTAACATACAGTATCTCTGGTTTCAGTTAGGCTATGAACTATTAGGAGCCCCACTGTCAAGGTTGTGTCACAGGTTCAAGTGCACAGGATTCCATaatttggtggcagcggtgggataaGACACCAGTGTGTggtgagaaaatatttttttgagcGCACATAGATGAAGACAGCATGGCTCCCAAGAATGTTCCACAAACCAGTTCTCCTTTTCGGATTCTTGGATAGGACCCAGGTACAGCACAGGCAGAACAGATATCAGTTCAGCTATGAACTAGTAGGAGCCGCATTGTCTAGGTCGTGCCACAGGATCAAGGGCATGGGGTTACACAatttggtggcagcagtgggatgcATTGCCTTACCCGGTCACGGAAAAAAAAGGCATGGTCAGTAAGATCCACAGGCAGAGAAGGCAGGAAAAGCTATGGGGCTCACCTCAGGTTGGAGGTAAAGCAGTACCTCTGTCTGATCTCCCAGGTGACACTCTAGATCTGCTGGATAGTGTGGCAGAGGCCCAGTGTAATGACCTGAGCCTGTGAGCCTGCTTTGACAAAGCTGCCAGGGGTTTTCAAACAAAGACACGAGAGATCTTTGCGAACCGTAATAATCTTAAGTACCATGCAGATGAGCACTACTATAGGCTAGTGTCACCTGCAAGTATGAGGGCAGAAGTCTGAATGCTAAGCTACACTACCCCATGGTCAGGTCATCAAGGGCAGGTCAAAATTTCTGGCAAGCCTATCAGAAGTCTCTCTTGGCCAGGATGGTCTAGAGACATGGCAAAATATGTTAAGGAGTGTGTCCAGTGTGCCAGAATGTAGGACCAGTAAAGAGTGCCAGTAATTGATGAGCCATTCTCCATAATTGCAATGGATGTGGTGGGGCCTTTAGAAAAGATCCATAATGggcacagatacagtacatattagTGGTATGTGATTATGCAACTCGATTTCCTGAAGCTTTTCCCTTTCTCTGGCAGTATCAAGCAGAAGGCAAGAAACAATCCTGTCTACTACAGACCATGCGCATACACACAAATTTTATTTAGGCTTGTCAGTCAAACATATAGCATGCCTTTAGATTGTGTATGGAGAGTCAGTGCCTGTACAGTAGaaaattaattctgagatcaTATAGAGAACATGCaattttttaacaaatgaaatcCCATTCAACAATCAGAGTATGAGTATAGAACAACAACAGTGCTATTTGTTATGCCATTGTGTCCACAGTGAATACtgtttaataaaatcattaataGCTTTTATAAGGAACTGAGACATATTGGTTTCAAATGAAATTTTACTGTTGTCTGAACTCCTTCTGTATAAATTCAATAGATGCTTACAGTGTGCCTATAAACATTGAGATATATTGATAAAGtacatgtattaaaataaataaaaataaataataaataaaatttaccaTTCATTAATTGACCTGTGATTTTTGAGAATTTGTGCATTGAAAACATGAAGGATAATATctgtagaaaaataaacaatgtatAAATCCCATGGCTAAAAGGAGTACATTAGGCAAATTAGATAGAATCTTTGTTACCTTCAGGCAGAACACTATATAAACTCAGTCAATTCTTGCTCTTTATTTTTAGTGTCATGTAATTTACTCAAAGACATGTTTCTGAGAATTATTGTGCTGGCTCTTTCAGTAGAGGGTGaagatttgttttgcaaattatgGGGAAATCCTGATATTCCTCTTCTTTCAAAGACTGGTGAGTTCATGCTGGGTGGAATTTTCACACTTCATAATAATATTATAGCATCCAAACCTACACTTCAGTCAAAACCTGAAGCATTTACCTGTATAGGGTGAGtattctgtctatctatataaaatacacaagctatgaagttacatttaaaaactaagtcaaagtttctttttctattttaaaagtttaaattataGAGGATATCAGTTTGCTGAAGCAATGATCTTTGCAATTGAAGAAATAAACAACAGAACAGATATTTTGCCTAATGTGTCACTAGGATATAAGATATATGATGCTTGTGGTACTATTTCTTTGGCAATCAAAGCTGCAATGGCACTAATAAGTGGAGCTGGAGAAGCACAATCATCAACGCTGTCATGTTCTCAACAGTCTAGCATTCATGCAATCATAGGGGAGTCTGCATCTTCCCCAACTATTGGTATTGCTACGCTTGTTGGCCAATTTAACATTCCAGTGGTAAGAAACAGTGAATCATTAATATTATTGACAGGTTTTTCAGTAACTTTTTACAATTTGAATTACTACAAAAGTATAATTTTCCAATAAATTTTAAGTATTATACTAAAGTTGTAAAAAGTTTTTggcaatcaaaaataaatattgaatggATTTGCCATAAACATGTAACAGTATTAAATAGCTCTATATAGTTAATCAATTATTTTCCTAATATACTATCATGATAAACTGAAAGTGTTTacaaatgatatattttatatatactgtatatgtatttatatatatatatatatataatataaccgGTTTCATTTTCACAGATCAGTCATTTTGCTACTTGTGCTTGTCTCAGCAACAGGAAAGAGTTTCCCAGTTTTTTCAGAACAATACCAAGTGATTATTATCAAAGCAGAGCACTGGCACAACTTGTCAAACACTTTAGATGGACCTGGGTGGGGACGATAAGAAGTGACAATGACTATGGCAATTCTGGCATGGCCACTTTTATAGAAGTAGCCCAGAAGGAAGGAATTTGCATTGAATATTCTGAAGTTATTTACAGAACCAATCCAagagaaacatttcttaaaacagTTGAAGTAATTAAAATGGCTTCTTCAAAGATCATTGTAGCTTTTGCATCTTTCATAGACATGGAATTTTTAATGAAGGAACTGCTTCTTCAAAACATAACGGGTTTACAGTGGGTAGGCAGTGAGTCCTGGGTGTCTGCCAAAAATGTAGCAACTAAAGAAAACTACAGAATTTGTAAAGGAGCAATTGGTTTTTCAAATGCTAATGCAGCAATGCCAGGACTAAAAGAATTTTTACTCTCAGCTCATCCATCTAGCACTCCAGGCAATACAGGTTTGATTCAATTTTGGGAAAATATATTTGATTGCAGTTTCAATAATACAACGTCTAAAATCTGCACAGGATCAGAGAATCTACAGCAAGTAAATAATCTGTACACTGATGTTTCTGAACTAAGAATTACATATAATGTGTACAAAGCTGTATATGCTGTAGCATATGCGCTCCACGACCTTCTAGCTTGCCAGGATAATCAAGGACCCTGCACGGCGAACCAAAAAGATGCACTGCCACTGCAGGCAAGTAGTTTGTCATGtagcatttatgtatttttataatctTAATTTAACCACGATATTGAACTTTTTAATTTATGTGTTTAAATTTAGttacatttattgttttcataaaCAATTCAGTTCTTTTCCACTTAAATAATGTTGGTTACAAAATCCTCTTAAAGTCATAGTAGGTTTAAAATAACTTTTCTTGACTCCTGCTCTAGTTAATGTTTtagtttaacaatttaaaaattttaagaaatacctgtattgtactgtatatagaaaaagtTACTTAACAGTATGACTGTATGTAGTAACTTTGAATCTTTCAAATCTCTCTTTGATgttaactttcaaaaatgtttggcAAACAAAAACTGATGAACTGTTggactgagtggcctgttcttatctTCTTTCTATGAtcacaatattttaatataataggCATTGCAATACCTGCAGAAGGTTAATTTTAGTGCAAACAATGGTGAATATGTAAATTTTGACATTAACGGAGATCCTCCTGCAAGATATGAATTGGTGAATTGGCAGCTTAGCATAAATGGAATCATAGAGTTTGTGACAATTGGATTTTATGATGCATCTTTACCAGAAGGAAAGCAATTCATTATGAAGAACAAGAGCATTGTGTGGGCCAATAATGACAACAAGGTGATCtgttttattttagctttgtttGAATAAAGGACAACATTTACTATAATGTAATTCATTACTGTATGATTcagaattatgtattttttattttttgttttacttattacGCTAGATTCCAAAATCGGTATGCAGTGAAAGCTGTCATCCTGGTACACGTAAAGCTACGCAAAGAGGGAAACCAATCTGTTGTTTTGATTGCCTTCCATGTGCAGAAGGAGAAATTAGCAATAACACAGGTAATGATCTGACTACATAAATACACAAACTTTTTAGTTATACTGATCCCTTTccataacctgctttgtaaagaACATGGTTAAGAAGAATGTGCCTTAGCAGAACTGAACATAATCccggaaccaatcctggacaggatgTTATTCCTTCACAGGCTGCATAATCTGGATGGTAAACATAGGTTTGGAAGTAGTCAAACTGAATATATATCAGCTTATATTTTTAGATCCAAAAATACtaacaaaatatgtaatactGGAACTATTATTGAGAAGcaggactgtttttttttgtgaatgaaCAAACATCATTGTAAATATCTTTTACTGTAGCACTCTCGGACACCTACTTGATGGAAGAGATCTGCATACGTTTTGTGACATTGTAATGTGCTGAGAAAGCCAAATGGATCACTGTCTAGCACAAAAGTCTACTTTTTTCACTTCTTCCATAGTTTGTATTCTTGAagcagtaaaaaaatgaaaaaagaacgatcaaaaacaaatcttatgaaaagtaattttcttttttcatccttTGTTAAATTGTTATTATATAAGCACTTCAATTTAACAGTAGAAGGCAACTGTTTGATTTGCAGTATGATAAATTTCTGCTAAGGTTTCAAGAGATAAACTACTAGACTGTTCCCAAATTAAATGCCACATTGgagttttattgtgttgtatgtttTTAGCTACAAATTGTACTGAACTTTCCTTCCACAATAGttagtcaaaatataaaaataatataattcacTATTTTCTAATTATCAGTAAATCAACATTGTCCAAATGTTCCTCAAGATGGCTAGTTCATGATATTCTTAACTTTTATTTACAGATGCAGTTCACTGTATGAAGTGTCCTTTGGAATACCGGGCCAATGAAGAGAAAGACCAGTGCATTTTGAAGGACATTGAATTTTTGTCTTATGATGAAATAATGGGGATGATATTAATTATATTTGCTTTGTTAGGAGCTTCTCTAACTTCTGTGGTTACTGTTGTATTTTTCAAGTTCAAAGATACTCCAATTGTGAAAGCTAATAATTCAGAACTaagctttcttcttcttttttcattgacACTGTGTTTTCTGTGCTCACTTACATTTATTGGGGAGCCCACTCAGTGGTCCTGCATGTTACGACACACAGCTTTTGGGATCACATTTGTTCTTTGCATCTCGTGTGTTCTGGGGAAAACAATAGTTGTGCTTATGGCTTTTAGAGCAACAGTGCCTGGTagcaaaataatgaaatgctTTGGACCAACTCAGCAGCGGTTAAGCGTTTTATCTCTTACACTTTTACAGACCTTGACATGTATCATTTGGTTAGTAAAATATCCTCCATTACCTCATAAAAACATGAACTCTAATAAAGAAGTAATCATTTTAGAATGTGAAATGGGATCCGCGATAGCTTTTTATCTAGTGTTAGGATATATTGGGGTGTTAGCAGTCATGTGTTTTGTTCTAGCTTTTCTTGCGCGAAAATTACCAGATAACTTTAATGAGGCAAAATTCATCACATTCAGCATGCTGGTATTCTGTGCTGTTTGGATCACTTTTATTCCATCTTACATAAGCTCTCCTGGAAAGTATACAGTTGCTGTTGAGGTATTTGCTATTCTGGCATCAAGCTTTGGCTTACTTCTCTGtatttttgttccaaaatgttATATCGTTCTGCTGAAACCAGATAGAAATTCAAAAAAGCATGTAATTGGTAAAATGCAGTCAAAATCGCTTTGACATCTACATTTGAAAAACCATGATATAGAAGACACAATCAGTGATCATTTTTTAAAGCACTGATTACACAGCAAGCCAAAATGAAATTGAGAAAAATCTGAAGCTGTACACCAAGgtaatcaaattatttttacagctgttaaaatgaatagtatatataatttaacaagtctgctttaaaaatatttaaaatgctatGTTGGGGCTCCAGTCCGCCTAGCATTTATGTAGATTAGCTGGACTTATTAATTGATGGAACAATTAATGAAATGGACTGCGAAACATCTAAAACAATTTTTATCAGATTACAATACAATTCATGGTTAATTTTGATATGTCTGAATTGCATTCTAACATAAGTAACTTCCTGCTTATTTCAAGATGTGTCAATATGATACCCAATGGCAATTCATATAACTTAaatgtaattttcaattttatgatAATGTcaacacataaattaaaatatttcactaTAAATCACAATTATGTTAAGATAGCTTAAATACATTTGAGATATTTTGGAACATTACATGATCTGAagcacatttttacatttctcaTATTTATTGACATCTTAAATTGAATTTCTTTAATGTCTGATATTTCTTAATCATATATAAAGATATCTAAAAACATATCAAATATCTAAAACTAATTtaacaaagtttaaaattaactatataaaagaaattaatattcattttcatgtatCTCAAATGTGGCTTTTATATGCTTTGCGTTCAAATACCTAACCAGTCATGTCTCCCCATGGTTTTTTTCTTGGGTAAATACTGTAGGTATAAAAAATCTGaactgtattttaatattattcaaGTTAATTTACAGATATTTGAAAGTAATAATGTTTGATAGTATGGTATAAAAATGAAGATACATGtcaataaataatctatatactgtaggcgaaATAATAGATATTATGTGTCACCATCAAATACCAGcaagaaaataagtattgaatgcgtcaatgtttttcttaataaatatatttctaatggggctatagacatgaaattttcaccagatgtcgatatcaccccaagtaatccacacatacaaagacatTGTGgcacgggatgcccaggaggacaggaggaggcctcatacctcctccagaccacgagggggcgaccgcactggttcctttgggggccacgggtgcagggcttggaagcccaaccctgtaggggcccgtggtctccgccagggggcgcccccatgcctgaaggacccggaaccccaacacttccgccataccaggaagtgctggggggaagaagactgggaacacccggagggcttccgggagcatagccggcacttccgccacacaggggagtgtctaaggagtgtcgggaatcacctggagcccatctgggtaaTTATAataggggccgcctccctgcagacgaggactggagtcgggtgaggagtggacaaagtttggaggcaggagaggaggcggcctgaagagcaggcagagagtgagagaggcctggactttgggggagtttggtgcttaaggcactgggttgtgcacttatggactttgtaaaatatgtacaataaatgtgtggtggactgtacaatggtgtccgtctgtctgtgtccgggcagcttatcacaaaatcaaaacaaataaatccataaattaagttatgtgtaataaagtggaatgacacaggaaataagtattgaacacatgaagaaaagtaggtgcaaaaaggcatggaaagccaagaaaccagctgaaatctgtcagtatttagaaaaCAATCCTGCCCCTaatcagtgcaaattaatatcagctggtttagtcctaattgataGCCTAAAAAAAA of the Erpetoichthys calabaricus chromosome 2, fErpCal1.3, whole genome shotgun sequence genome contains:
- the LOC114643344 gene encoding extracellular calcium-sensing receptor-like, whose protein sequence is MHVIEKPAYMQERAGARWRNKPPCYKCEGSAADIVGMLSCNLLKDMFLRIIVLALSVEGEDLFCKLWGNPDIPLLSKTGEFMLGGIFTLHNNIIASKPTLQSKPEAFTCIGLNYRGYQFAEAMIFAIEEINNRTDILPNVSLGYKIYDACGTISLAIKAAMALISGAGEAQSSTLSCSQQSSIHAIIGESASSPTIGIATLVGQFNIPVISHFATCACLSNRKEFPSFFRTIPSDYYQSRALAQLVKHFRWTWVGTIRSDNDYGNSGMATFIEVAQKEGICIEYSEVIYRTNPRETFLKTVEVIKMASSKIIVAFASFIDMEFLMKELLLQNITGLQWVGSESWVSAKNVATKENYRICKGAIGFSNANAAMPGLKEFLLSAHPSSTPGNTGLIQFWENIFDCSFNNTTSKICTGSENLQQVNNLYTDVSELRITYNVYKAVYAVAYALHDLLACQDNQGPCTANQKDALPLQALQYLQKVNFSANNGEYVNFDINGDPPARYELVNWQLSINGIIEFVTIGFYDASLPEGKQFIMKNKSIVWANNDNKIPKSVCSESCHPGTRKATQRGKPICCFDCLPCAEGEISNNTDAVHCMKCPLEYRANEEKDQCILKDIEFLSYDEIMGMILIIFALLGASLTSVVTVVFFKFKDTPIVKANNSELSFLLLFSLTLCFLCSLTFIGEPTQWSCMLRHTAFGITFVLCISCVLGKTIVVLMAFRATVPGSKIMKCFGPTQQRLSVLSLTLLQTLTCIIWLVKYPPLPHKNMNSNKEVIILECEMGSAIAFYLVLGYIGVLAVMCFVLAFLARKLPDNFNEAKFITFSMLVFCAVWITFIPSYISSPGKYTVAVEVFAILASSFGLLLCIFVPKCYIVLLKPDRNSKKHVIGKMQSKSL